The Theropithecus gelada isolate Dixy chromosome 11, Tgel_1.0, whole genome shotgun sequence genome includes a region encoding these proteins:
- the IFFO1 gene encoding intermediate filament family orphan 1 isoform X2 has product MNPLFGPNLFLLQQEQQGLAGPLGDSLGGDHFAGGGDLPPAPLSPAGPAAYSPPGPGPAPPAAMALRNDLGSNINVLKTLNLRFRCFLAKVHELERRNRLLEKQLQQALEEGKQGRRGLGRRDQAVQTGFVSPIRPLGLPLGARPAAVCSPSARVLGSPARSPAGPLAPSAASLSSSSTSTSTAYSSSARFMPGTIWSFSHARRLGPGLEPTLVQGPGLSWVHPDGVGVQIDTITPEIRALYNVLAKVKRERDEYKRRWEEEYTVRIQLQDRVNELQEEAQEADACQEELALKVEQLKAELVVFKGLMSNNLTELDTKIQEKAMKVDMDICRRIDITAKLCDVAQQRNCEDMIQMFQKKLVPSMGGRKRERKAAVEEDTSLSESEGPRQPDGDEEESTALSINEEMQRMLNQLREYDFEDDCDSLTWEETEETLLLWEDFSGYAMAAAEAQGEQQEDSLEKVIKDTESLFKTREKEYQETIDQIELELATAKNDMNRHLHEYMEMCSMKRGLDVQMETCRRLITQSGDRKSPAFAAVPLSDPPPPPSEAEDSDRDVSSDSSMR; this is encoded by the exons ATGAATCCGTTATTCGGCCCCAACCTCTTCCTCCTACAGCAGGAGCAGCAGGGCCTGGCCGGGCCGCTGGGGGACTCACTGGGAGGCGACCACTTCGCCGGGGGAGGAGACTTACCCCCGGCGCCTCTCTCGCCGGCCGGCCCTGCTGCCTACTCGCCCCCCGGGCCGGGGCCGGCCCCGCCTGCCGCCATGGCCCTCCGCAATGACCTGGGCTCCAACATCAACGTGCTCAAGACCCTGAACCTCCGGTTCCGCTGCTTCCTGGCCAAGGTGCATGAGCTGGAGCGCCGGAACCGGCTGTTGGAGAAGCAGCTGCAGCAAGCGCTGGAGGAGGGTAAGCAGGGCCGGCGGGGCCTGGGTCGTCGCGACCAGGCCGTGCAGACCGGCTTCGTCAGCCCCATCCGGCCCCTGGGGCTGCCGCTGGGCGCCCGGCCGGCCGCTGTCTGCAGCCCGTCGGCGCGGGTGCTGGGCTCGCCCGCGCGCTCTCCGGCCGGCCCCCTCGCGCCCTCCGCGGCCAGCCTCTCGTcgtcttccacctccacctccaccgcCTACTCCTCGTCTGCCCGCTTCATGCCCGGCACCATCTGGTCGTTCTCGCACGCCCGCCGGCTCGGGCCGGGACTGGAGCCCACTCTGGTGCAAGGGCCTGGCTTGTCGTGGGTGCACCCGGATGGGGTGGGCGTCCAAATCGACACCATCACGCCTGAGATCCGCGCGCTCTACAACGTGCTGGCCAAAGTGAAGCGGGAGCGGGACGAGTACAAGCGGAG GTGGGAAGAGGAGTACACGGTGCGGATCCAGCTGCAAGACCGTGTAAATGAGCTCCAGGAG gaagcccaggaggctgatgccTGCCAGGAGGAGCTGGCACTGAAGGTGGAGCAGTTGAAGGCTGAGCTGGTGGTCTTCAAGGGGCTCATGAGTAAC AACCTGACGGAGCTGGACACCAAGATCCAGGAGAAAGCCATGAAGGTGGATATGGACATCTGCCGCCGCATCGACATCACTGCCAAGCTCTGCGACGTGGCTCAGCAGCGCAACTGCGAGGACATGATCCAGATGTTCCAG AAGAAGCTG GTCCCATCCATGGGGGGGCGGAAGCGGGAGCGCAAGGCTGCCGTCGAGGAGGACACCTCCCTGTCGGAGAGTGAGGGGCCCCGCCAGCCCGATGGGGATGAGGAGGAGAGCACAGCCCTCAGCATCAACGAGGAGATGCAGCGCATGCTCAACCAGCT GAGGGAGTATGATTTTGAGGACGACTGTGACAGCCTGACTTGGGAGGAGACTGAGGAGACCCTGCTGCTTTGGGAGGATTTCTCAGGCTATGCCATGGCAGCTGCAGAGGCCCAGGGAGAG CAGCAGGAAGATAGCCTGGAGAAGGTGATTAAAGATACGGAGTCCCTGTTCAAAACCCGGGAGAAGGAGTATCAGGAGACCATTGACCAGATAGAG CTGGAGCTGGCCACAGCCAAGAACGACATGAACCGGCACCTGCATGAGTACATGGAGATGTGTAGCATGAAGCGCGGCCTGGACGTGCAGATGGAGACCTGCCGCCGGCTCATCACCCAGTCTGGAGACCG AAAGTCTCCTGCTTTCGCTGCGGTCCCGCTTAGCGACCCGCCGCCGCCGCCAAGCGAGGCTGAGGACTCCGATCGCGATGTCTCATCTGATAGCTCCATGAGATAG
- the IFFO1 gene encoding intermediate filament family orphan 1 isoform X3, which translates to MNPLFGPNLFLLQQEQQGLAGPLGDSLGGDHFAGGGDLPPAPLSPAGPAAYSPPGPGPAPPAAMALRNDLGSNINVLKTLNLRFRCFLAKVHELERRNRLLEKQLQQALEEGKQGRRGLGRRDQAVQTGFVSPIRPLGLPLGARPAAVCSPSARVLGSPARSPAGPLAPSAASLSSSSTSTSTAYSSSARFMPGTIWSFSHARRLGPGLEPTLVQGPGLSWVHPDGVGVQIDTITPEIRALYNVLAKVKRERDEYKRRWEEEYTVRIQLQDRVNELQEEAQEADACQEELALKVEQLKAELVVFKGLMSNNLTELDTKIQEKAMKVDMDICRRIDITAKLCDVAQQRNCEDMIQMFQKKLVPSMGGRKRERKAAVEEDTSLSESEGPRQPDGDEEESTALSINEEMQRMLNQLREYDFEDDCDSLTWEETEETLLLWEDFSGYAMAAAEAQGEQEDSLEKVIKDTESLFKTREKEYQETIDQIELELATAKNDMNRHLHEYMEMCSMKRGLDVQMETCRRLITQSGDRKSPAFAAVPLSDPPPPPSEAEDSDRDVSSDSSMR; encoded by the exons ATGAATCCGTTATTCGGCCCCAACCTCTTCCTCCTACAGCAGGAGCAGCAGGGCCTGGCCGGGCCGCTGGGGGACTCACTGGGAGGCGACCACTTCGCCGGGGGAGGAGACTTACCCCCGGCGCCTCTCTCGCCGGCCGGCCCTGCTGCCTACTCGCCCCCCGGGCCGGGGCCGGCCCCGCCTGCCGCCATGGCCCTCCGCAATGACCTGGGCTCCAACATCAACGTGCTCAAGACCCTGAACCTCCGGTTCCGCTGCTTCCTGGCCAAGGTGCATGAGCTGGAGCGCCGGAACCGGCTGTTGGAGAAGCAGCTGCAGCAAGCGCTGGAGGAGGGTAAGCAGGGCCGGCGGGGCCTGGGTCGTCGCGACCAGGCCGTGCAGACCGGCTTCGTCAGCCCCATCCGGCCCCTGGGGCTGCCGCTGGGCGCCCGGCCGGCCGCTGTCTGCAGCCCGTCGGCGCGGGTGCTGGGCTCGCCCGCGCGCTCTCCGGCCGGCCCCCTCGCGCCCTCCGCGGCCAGCCTCTCGTcgtcttccacctccacctccaccgcCTACTCCTCGTCTGCCCGCTTCATGCCCGGCACCATCTGGTCGTTCTCGCACGCCCGCCGGCTCGGGCCGGGACTGGAGCCCACTCTGGTGCAAGGGCCTGGCTTGTCGTGGGTGCACCCGGATGGGGTGGGCGTCCAAATCGACACCATCACGCCTGAGATCCGCGCGCTCTACAACGTGCTGGCCAAAGTGAAGCGGGAGCGGGACGAGTACAAGCGGAG GTGGGAAGAGGAGTACACGGTGCGGATCCAGCTGCAAGACCGTGTAAATGAGCTCCAGGAG gaagcccaggaggctgatgccTGCCAGGAGGAGCTGGCACTGAAGGTGGAGCAGTTGAAGGCTGAGCTGGTGGTCTTCAAGGGGCTCATGAGTAAC AACCTGACGGAGCTGGACACCAAGATCCAGGAGAAAGCCATGAAGGTGGATATGGACATCTGCCGCCGCATCGACATCACTGCCAAGCTCTGCGACGTGGCTCAGCAGCGCAACTGCGAGGACATGATCCAGATGTTCCAG AAGAAGCTG GTCCCATCCATGGGGGGGCGGAAGCGGGAGCGCAAGGCTGCCGTCGAGGAGGACACCTCCCTGTCGGAGAGTGAGGGGCCCCGCCAGCCCGATGGGGATGAGGAGGAGAGCACAGCCCTCAGCATCAACGAGGAGATGCAGCGCATGCTCAACCAGCT GAGGGAGTATGATTTTGAGGACGACTGTGACAGCCTGACTTGGGAGGAGACTGAGGAGACCCTGCTGCTTTGGGAGGATTTCTCAGGCTATGCCATGGCAGCTGCAGAGGCCCAGGGAGAG CAGGAAGATAGCCTGGAGAAGGTGATTAAAGATACGGAGTCCCTGTTCAAAACCCGGGAGAAGGAGTATCAGGAGACCATTGACCAGATAGAG CTGGAGCTGGCCACAGCCAAGAACGACATGAACCGGCACCTGCATGAGTACATGGAGATGTGTAGCATGAAGCGCGGCCTGGACGTGCAGATGGAGACCTGCCGCCGGCTCATCACCCAGTCTGGAGACCG AAAGTCTCCTGCTTTCGCTGCGGTCCCGCTTAGCGACCCGCCGCCGCCGCCAAGCGAGGCTGAGGACTCCGATCGCGATGTCTCATCTGATAGCTCCATGAGATAG
- the IFFO1 gene encoding intermediate filament family orphan 1 isoform X1, with amino-acid sequence MNPLFGPNLFLLQQEQQGLAGPLGDSLGGDHFAGGGDLPPAPLSPAGPAAYSPPGPGPAPPAAMALRNDLGSNINVLKTLNLRFRCFLAKVHELERRNRLLEKQLQQALEEGKQGRRGLGRRDQAVQTGFVSPIRPLGLPLGARPAAVCSPSARVLGSPARSPAGPLAPSAASLSSSSTSTSTAYSSSARFMPGTIWSFSHARRLGPGLEPTLVQGPGLSWVHPDGVGVQIDTITPEIRALYNVLAKVKRERDEYKRRWEEEYTVRIQLQDRVNELQEEAQEADACQEELALKVEQLKAELVVFKGLMSNNLTELDTKIQEKAMKVDMDICRRIDITAKLCDVAQQRNCEDMIQMFQKKLSLHLSPIKVPSMGGRKRERKAAVEEDTSLSESEGPRQPDGDEEESTALSINEEMQRMLNQLREYDFEDDCDSLTWEETEETLLLWEDFSGYAMAAAEAQGEQQEDSLEKVIKDTESLFKTREKEYQETIDQIELELATAKNDMNRHLHEYMEMCSMKRGLDVQMETCRRLITQSGDRKSPAFAAVPLSDPPPPPSEAEDSDRDVSSDSSMR; translated from the exons ATGAATCCGTTATTCGGCCCCAACCTCTTCCTCCTACAGCAGGAGCAGCAGGGCCTGGCCGGGCCGCTGGGGGACTCACTGGGAGGCGACCACTTCGCCGGGGGAGGAGACTTACCCCCGGCGCCTCTCTCGCCGGCCGGCCCTGCTGCCTACTCGCCCCCCGGGCCGGGGCCGGCCCCGCCTGCCGCCATGGCCCTCCGCAATGACCTGGGCTCCAACATCAACGTGCTCAAGACCCTGAACCTCCGGTTCCGCTGCTTCCTGGCCAAGGTGCATGAGCTGGAGCGCCGGAACCGGCTGTTGGAGAAGCAGCTGCAGCAAGCGCTGGAGGAGGGTAAGCAGGGCCGGCGGGGCCTGGGTCGTCGCGACCAGGCCGTGCAGACCGGCTTCGTCAGCCCCATCCGGCCCCTGGGGCTGCCGCTGGGCGCCCGGCCGGCCGCTGTCTGCAGCCCGTCGGCGCGGGTGCTGGGCTCGCCCGCGCGCTCTCCGGCCGGCCCCCTCGCGCCCTCCGCGGCCAGCCTCTCGTcgtcttccacctccacctccaccgcCTACTCCTCGTCTGCCCGCTTCATGCCCGGCACCATCTGGTCGTTCTCGCACGCCCGCCGGCTCGGGCCGGGACTGGAGCCCACTCTGGTGCAAGGGCCTGGCTTGTCGTGGGTGCACCCGGATGGGGTGGGCGTCCAAATCGACACCATCACGCCTGAGATCCGCGCGCTCTACAACGTGCTGGCCAAAGTGAAGCGGGAGCGGGACGAGTACAAGCGGAG GTGGGAAGAGGAGTACACGGTGCGGATCCAGCTGCAAGACCGTGTAAATGAGCTCCAGGAG gaagcccaggaggctgatgccTGCCAGGAGGAGCTGGCACTGAAGGTGGAGCAGTTGAAGGCTGAGCTGGTGGTCTTCAAGGGGCTCATGAGTAAC AACCTGACGGAGCTGGACACCAAGATCCAGGAGAAAGCCATGAAGGTGGATATGGACATCTGCCGCCGCATCGACATCACTGCCAAGCTCTGCGACGTGGCTCAGCAGCGCAACTGCGAGGACATGATCCAGATGTTCCAG AAGAAGCTG TCTCTGCACTTGTCTCCCATTAAGGTCCCATCCATGGGGGGGCGGAAGCGGGAGCGCAAGGCTGCCGTCGAGGAGGACACCTCCCTGTCGGAGAGTGAGGGGCCCCGCCAGCCCGATGGGGATGAGGAGGAGAGCACAGCCCTCAGCATCAACGAGGAGATGCAGCGCATGCTCAACCAGCT GAGGGAGTATGATTTTGAGGACGACTGTGACAGCCTGACTTGGGAGGAGACTGAGGAGACCCTGCTGCTTTGGGAGGATTTCTCAGGCTATGCCATGGCAGCTGCAGAGGCCCAGGGAGAG CAGCAGGAAGATAGCCTGGAGAAGGTGATTAAAGATACGGAGTCCCTGTTCAAAACCCGGGAGAAGGAGTATCAGGAGACCATTGACCAGATAGAG CTGGAGCTGGCCACAGCCAAGAACGACATGAACCGGCACCTGCATGAGTACATGGAGATGTGTAGCATGAAGCGCGGCCTGGACGTGCAGATGGAGACCTGCCGCCGGCTCATCACCCAGTCTGGAGACCG AAAGTCTCCTGCTTTCGCTGCGGTCCCGCTTAGCGACCCGCCGCCGCCGCCAAGCGAGGCTGAGGACTCCGATCGCGATGTCTCATCTGATAGCTCCATGAGATAG
- the IFFO1 gene encoding intermediate filament family orphan 1 isoform X4, translating into MNPLFGPNLFLLQQEQQGLAGPLGDSLGGDHFAGGGDLPPAPLSPAGPAAYSPPGPGPAPPAAMALRNDLGSNINVLKTLNLRFRCFLAKVHELERRNRLLEKQLQQALEEGKQGRRGLGRRDQAVQTGFVSPIRPLGLPLGARPAAVCSPSARVLGSPARSPAGPLAPSAASLSSSSTSTSTAYSSSARFMPGTIWSFSHARRLGPGLEPTLVQGPGLSWVHPDGVGVQIDTITPEIRALYNVLAKVKRERDEYKRRWEEEYTVRIQLQDRVNELQEEAQEADACQEELALKVEQLKAELVVFKGLMSNNLTELDTKIQEKAMKVDMDICRRIDITAKLCDVAQQRNCEDMIQMFQKLVPSMGGRKRERKAAVEEDTSLSESEGPRQPDGDEEESTALSINEEMQRMLNQLREYDFEDDCDSLTWEETEETLLLWEDFSGYAMAAAEAQGEQQEDSLEKVIKDTESLFKTREKEYQETIDQIELELATAKNDMNRHLHEYMEMCSMKRGLDVQMETCRRLITQSGDRKSPAFAAVPLSDPPPPPSEAEDSDRDVSSDSSMR; encoded by the exons ATGAATCCGTTATTCGGCCCCAACCTCTTCCTCCTACAGCAGGAGCAGCAGGGCCTGGCCGGGCCGCTGGGGGACTCACTGGGAGGCGACCACTTCGCCGGGGGAGGAGACTTACCCCCGGCGCCTCTCTCGCCGGCCGGCCCTGCTGCCTACTCGCCCCCCGGGCCGGGGCCGGCCCCGCCTGCCGCCATGGCCCTCCGCAATGACCTGGGCTCCAACATCAACGTGCTCAAGACCCTGAACCTCCGGTTCCGCTGCTTCCTGGCCAAGGTGCATGAGCTGGAGCGCCGGAACCGGCTGTTGGAGAAGCAGCTGCAGCAAGCGCTGGAGGAGGGTAAGCAGGGCCGGCGGGGCCTGGGTCGTCGCGACCAGGCCGTGCAGACCGGCTTCGTCAGCCCCATCCGGCCCCTGGGGCTGCCGCTGGGCGCCCGGCCGGCCGCTGTCTGCAGCCCGTCGGCGCGGGTGCTGGGCTCGCCCGCGCGCTCTCCGGCCGGCCCCCTCGCGCCCTCCGCGGCCAGCCTCTCGTcgtcttccacctccacctccaccgcCTACTCCTCGTCTGCCCGCTTCATGCCCGGCACCATCTGGTCGTTCTCGCACGCCCGCCGGCTCGGGCCGGGACTGGAGCCCACTCTGGTGCAAGGGCCTGGCTTGTCGTGGGTGCACCCGGATGGGGTGGGCGTCCAAATCGACACCATCACGCCTGAGATCCGCGCGCTCTACAACGTGCTGGCCAAAGTGAAGCGGGAGCGGGACGAGTACAAGCGGAG GTGGGAAGAGGAGTACACGGTGCGGATCCAGCTGCAAGACCGTGTAAATGAGCTCCAGGAG gaagcccaggaggctgatgccTGCCAGGAGGAGCTGGCACTGAAGGTGGAGCAGTTGAAGGCTGAGCTGGTGGTCTTCAAGGGGCTCATGAGTAAC AACCTGACGGAGCTGGACACCAAGATCCAGGAGAAAGCCATGAAGGTGGATATGGACATCTGCCGCCGCATCGACATCACTGCCAAGCTCTGCGACGTGGCTCAGCAGCGCAACTGCGAGGACATGATCCAGATGTTCCAG AAGCTG GTCCCATCCATGGGGGGGCGGAAGCGGGAGCGCAAGGCTGCCGTCGAGGAGGACACCTCCCTGTCGGAGAGTGAGGGGCCCCGCCAGCCCGATGGGGATGAGGAGGAGAGCACAGCCCTCAGCATCAACGAGGAGATGCAGCGCATGCTCAACCAGCT GAGGGAGTATGATTTTGAGGACGACTGTGACAGCCTGACTTGGGAGGAGACTGAGGAGACCCTGCTGCTTTGGGAGGATTTCTCAGGCTATGCCATGGCAGCTGCAGAGGCCCAGGGAGAG CAGCAGGAAGATAGCCTGGAGAAGGTGATTAAAGATACGGAGTCCCTGTTCAAAACCCGGGAGAAGGAGTATCAGGAGACCATTGACCAGATAGAG CTGGAGCTGGCCACAGCCAAGAACGACATGAACCGGCACCTGCATGAGTACATGGAGATGTGTAGCATGAAGCGCGGCCTGGACGTGCAGATGGAGACCTGCCGCCGGCTCATCACCCAGTCTGGAGACCG AAAGTCTCCTGCTTTCGCTGCGGTCCCGCTTAGCGACCCGCCGCCGCCGCCAAGCGAGGCTGAGGACTCCGATCGCGATGTCTCATCTGATAGCTCCATGAGATAG
- the IFFO1 gene encoding intermediate filament family orphan 1 isoform X7 produces the protein MNPLFGPNLFLLQQEQQGLAGPLGDSLGGDHFAGGGDLPPAPLSPAGPAAYSPPGPGPAPPAAMALRNDLGSNINVLKTLNLRFRCFLAKVHELERRNRLLEKQLQQALEEGKQGRRGLGRRDQAVQTGFVSPIRPLGLPLGARPAAVCSPSARVLGSPARSPAGPLAPSAASLSSSSTSTSTAYSSSARFMPGTIWSFSHARRLGPGLEPTLVQGPGLSWVHPDGVGVQIDTITPEIRALYNVLAKVKRERDEYKRRWEEEYTVRIQLQDRVNELQEEAQEADACQEELALKVEQLKAELVVFKGLMSNNLTELDTKIQEKAMKVDMDICRRIDITAKLCDVAQQRNCEDMIQMFQVPSMGGRKRERKAAVEEDTSLSESEGPRQPDGDEEESTALSINEEMQRMLNQLREYDFEDDCDSLTWEETEETLLLWEDFSGYAMAAAEAQGEQEDSLEKVIKDTESLFKTREKEYQETIDQIELELATAKNDMNRHLHEYMEMCSMKRGLDVQMETCRRLITQSGDRKSPAFAAVPLSDPPPPPSEAEDSDRDVSSDSSMR, from the exons ATGAATCCGTTATTCGGCCCCAACCTCTTCCTCCTACAGCAGGAGCAGCAGGGCCTGGCCGGGCCGCTGGGGGACTCACTGGGAGGCGACCACTTCGCCGGGGGAGGAGACTTACCCCCGGCGCCTCTCTCGCCGGCCGGCCCTGCTGCCTACTCGCCCCCCGGGCCGGGGCCGGCCCCGCCTGCCGCCATGGCCCTCCGCAATGACCTGGGCTCCAACATCAACGTGCTCAAGACCCTGAACCTCCGGTTCCGCTGCTTCCTGGCCAAGGTGCATGAGCTGGAGCGCCGGAACCGGCTGTTGGAGAAGCAGCTGCAGCAAGCGCTGGAGGAGGGTAAGCAGGGCCGGCGGGGCCTGGGTCGTCGCGACCAGGCCGTGCAGACCGGCTTCGTCAGCCCCATCCGGCCCCTGGGGCTGCCGCTGGGCGCCCGGCCGGCCGCTGTCTGCAGCCCGTCGGCGCGGGTGCTGGGCTCGCCCGCGCGCTCTCCGGCCGGCCCCCTCGCGCCCTCCGCGGCCAGCCTCTCGTcgtcttccacctccacctccaccgcCTACTCCTCGTCTGCCCGCTTCATGCCCGGCACCATCTGGTCGTTCTCGCACGCCCGCCGGCTCGGGCCGGGACTGGAGCCCACTCTGGTGCAAGGGCCTGGCTTGTCGTGGGTGCACCCGGATGGGGTGGGCGTCCAAATCGACACCATCACGCCTGAGATCCGCGCGCTCTACAACGTGCTGGCCAAAGTGAAGCGGGAGCGGGACGAGTACAAGCGGAG GTGGGAAGAGGAGTACACGGTGCGGATCCAGCTGCAAGACCGTGTAAATGAGCTCCAGGAG gaagcccaggaggctgatgccTGCCAGGAGGAGCTGGCACTGAAGGTGGAGCAGTTGAAGGCTGAGCTGGTGGTCTTCAAGGGGCTCATGAGTAAC AACCTGACGGAGCTGGACACCAAGATCCAGGAGAAAGCCATGAAGGTGGATATGGACATCTGCCGCCGCATCGACATCACTGCCAAGCTCTGCGACGTGGCTCAGCAGCGCAACTGCGAGGACATGATCCAGATGTTCCAG GTCCCATCCATGGGGGGGCGGAAGCGGGAGCGCAAGGCTGCCGTCGAGGAGGACACCTCCCTGTCGGAGAGTGAGGGGCCCCGCCAGCCCGATGGGGATGAGGAGGAGAGCACAGCCCTCAGCATCAACGAGGAGATGCAGCGCATGCTCAACCAGCT GAGGGAGTATGATTTTGAGGACGACTGTGACAGCCTGACTTGGGAGGAGACTGAGGAGACCCTGCTGCTTTGGGAGGATTTCTCAGGCTATGCCATGGCAGCTGCAGAGGCCCAGGGAGAG CAGGAAGATAGCCTGGAGAAGGTGATTAAAGATACGGAGTCCCTGTTCAAAACCCGGGAGAAGGAGTATCAGGAGACCATTGACCAGATAGAG CTGGAGCTGGCCACAGCCAAGAACGACATGAACCGGCACCTGCATGAGTACATGGAGATGTGTAGCATGAAGCGCGGCCTGGACGTGCAGATGGAGACCTGCCGCCGGCTCATCACCCAGTCTGGAGACCG AAAGTCTCCTGCTTTCGCTGCGGTCCCGCTTAGCGACCCGCCGCCGCCGCCAAGCGAGGCTGAGGACTCCGATCGCGATGTCTCATCTGATAGCTCCATGAGATAG
- the IFFO1 gene encoding intermediate filament family orphan 1 isoform X5 — protein MNPLFGPNLFLLQQEQQGLAGPLGDSLGGDHFAGGGDLPPAPLSPAGPAAYSPPGPGPAPPAAMALRNDLGSNINVLKTLNLRFRCFLAKVHELERRNRLLEKQLQQALEEGKQGRRGLGRRDQAVQTGFVSPIRPLGLPLGARPAAVCSPSARVLGSPARSPAGPLAPSAASLSSSSTSTSTAYSSSARFMPGTIWSFSHARRLGPGLEPTLVQGPGLSWVHPDGVGVQIDTITPEIRALYNVLAKVKRERDEYKRRWEEEYTVRIQLQDRVNELQEEAQEADACQEELALKVEQLKAELVVFKGLMSNNLTELDTKIQEKAMKVDMDICRRIDITAKLCDVAQQRNCEDMIQMFQKLVPSMGGRKRERKAAVEEDTSLSESEGPRQPDGDEEESTALSINEEMQRMLNQLREYDFEDDCDSLTWEETEETLLLWEDFSGYAMAAAEAQGEQEDSLEKVIKDTESLFKTREKEYQETIDQIELELATAKNDMNRHLHEYMEMCSMKRGLDVQMETCRRLITQSGDRKSPAFAAVPLSDPPPPPSEAEDSDRDVSSDSSMR, from the exons ATGAATCCGTTATTCGGCCCCAACCTCTTCCTCCTACAGCAGGAGCAGCAGGGCCTGGCCGGGCCGCTGGGGGACTCACTGGGAGGCGACCACTTCGCCGGGGGAGGAGACTTACCCCCGGCGCCTCTCTCGCCGGCCGGCCCTGCTGCCTACTCGCCCCCCGGGCCGGGGCCGGCCCCGCCTGCCGCCATGGCCCTCCGCAATGACCTGGGCTCCAACATCAACGTGCTCAAGACCCTGAACCTCCGGTTCCGCTGCTTCCTGGCCAAGGTGCATGAGCTGGAGCGCCGGAACCGGCTGTTGGAGAAGCAGCTGCAGCAAGCGCTGGAGGAGGGTAAGCAGGGCCGGCGGGGCCTGGGTCGTCGCGACCAGGCCGTGCAGACCGGCTTCGTCAGCCCCATCCGGCCCCTGGGGCTGCCGCTGGGCGCCCGGCCGGCCGCTGTCTGCAGCCCGTCGGCGCGGGTGCTGGGCTCGCCCGCGCGCTCTCCGGCCGGCCCCCTCGCGCCCTCCGCGGCCAGCCTCTCGTcgtcttccacctccacctccaccgcCTACTCCTCGTCTGCCCGCTTCATGCCCGGCACCATCTGGTCGTTCTCGCACGCCCGCCGGCTCGGGCCGGGACTGGAGCCCACTCTGGTGCAAGGGCCTGGCTTGTCGTGGGTGCACCCGGATGGGGTGGGCGTCCAAATCGACACCATCACGCCTGAGATCCGCGCGCTCTACAACGTGCTGGCCAAAGTGAAGCGGGAGCGGGACGAGTACAAGCGGAG GTGGGAAGAGGAGTACACGGTGCGGATCCAGCTGCAAGACCGTGTAAATGAGCTCCAGGAG gaagcccaggaggctgatgccTGCCAGGAGGAGCTGGCACTGAAGGTGGAGCAGTTGAAGGCTGAGCTGGTGGTCTTCAAGGGGCTCATGAGTAAC AACCTGACGGAGCTGGACACCAAGATCCAGGAGAAAGCCATGAAGGTGGATATGGACATCTGCCGCCGCATCGACATCACTGCCAAGCTCTGCGACGTGGCTCAGCAGCGCAACTGCGAGGACATGATCCAGATGTTCCAG AAGCTG GTCCCATCCATGGGGGGGCGGAAGCGGGAGCGCAAGGCTGCCGTCGAGGAGGACACCTCCCTGTCGGAGAGTGAGGGGCCCCGCCAGCCCGATGGGGATGAGGAGGAGAGCACAGCCCTCAGCATCAACGAGGAGATGCAGCGCATGCTCAACCAGCT GAGGGAGTATGATTTTGAGGACGACTGTGACAGCCTGACTTGGGAGGAGACTGAGGAGACCCTGCTGCTTTGGGAGGATTTCTCAGGCTATGCCATGGCAGCTGCAGAGGCCCAGGGAGAG CAGGAAGATAGCCTGGAGAAGGTGATTAAAGATACGGAGTCCCTGTTCAAAACCCGGGAGAAGGAGTATCAGGAGACCATTGACCAGATAGAG CTGGAGCTGGCCACAGCCAAGAACGACATGAACCGGCACCTGCATGAGTACATGGAGATGTGTAGCATGAAGCGCGGCCTGGACGTGCAGATGGAGACCTGCCGCCGGCTCATCACCCAGTCTGGAGACCG AAAGTCTCCTGCTTTCGCTGCGGTCCCGCTTAGCGACCCGCCGCCGCCGCCAAGCGAGGCTGAGGACTCCGATCGCGATGTCTCATCTGATAGCTCCATGAGATAG